Proteins found in one Limnohabitans sp. TEGF004 genomic segment:
- a CDS encoding lysophospholipid acyltransferase family protein — translation MRSLHASAKFLRVIVQVLCGYWMVRTAFPKLSDEQQARAVEVWARGMLAIIGIEVRVKGHPAQGPVLMAANHISWLDILVMHAACHCRFVAKSEIRDWPLVGALTTGGGSLYIERGSRNDAMRVVHQMARALCEGQVLAVFPEGVTGDGITVLPFHANLLQAAISAEAPIQPVALQFMDAHTQERSLAPCYHDHDTLISSLWRTLCAPPLVAQVRYGDKQNADGRNRREWAQSLQTSVADLCK, via the coding sequence ATGCGCAGCTTGCACGCCAGTGCCAAGTTCCTGCGTGTCATCGTGCAGGTCTTGTGTGGCTATTGGATGGTGCGCACCGCATTCCCCAAACTCAGCGACGAGCAACAAGCCCGCGCGGTCGAGGTGTGGGCGCGTGGCATGTTGGCCATCATTGGCATTGAAGTGCGTGTCAAAGGTCATCCAGCGCAGGGCCCTGTGTTGATGGCGGCCAACCATATTTCGTGGCTCGACATCTTGGTGATGCACGCCGCTTGCCATTGCCGCTTTGTGGCGAAGTCTGAAATCCGCGATTGGCCTTTGGTGGGCGCGCTCACCACAGGCGGTGGCTCGCTCTACATCGAGCGTGGCTCACGTAACGATGCCATGCGCGTGGTGCACCAAATGGCTCGTGCTTTGTGTGAAGGCCAAGTGTTAGCGGTTTTCCCAGAGGGCGTAACGGGCGACGGCATCACGGTGTTGCCGTTTCATGCCAATTTGTTGCAAGCCGCCATTTCTGCCGAAGCACCGATTCAACCCGTGGCGCTGCAGTTCATGGATGCACACACGCAAGAACGCAGCTTGGCCCCTTGCTACCACGACCATGACACCTTGATCAGCTCGTTGTGGCGCACGCTGTGTGCGCCACCTTTGGTTGCGCAAGTGCGCTATGGTGACAAGCAAAACGCCGATGGTCGCAACCGCCGCGAGTGGGCGCAAAGCTTGCAAACTTCAGTCGCTGATTTGTGCAAGTGA
- a CDS encoding ATP-binding protein — MLNLKKIAIALVFSCLFFAVDKLSYIHPIGDLNITPWNPPAALEVLFLFWAGNSWMTWVYLTLCLSDSLVRGTLFLSPAMVLGNAVLVTCYAAIAFTLRWALAERTALRNRHDAFVLGSVILGGALLTAMAYVGTQTWIGVLSPHDFLGAVHRFFIGDLLGLMVLLPLFFVAADKRRHAQYLHMFRSVLFWALMLGLAICLWLIFTLPIEDQMKYFFSLFFVLGLIAATYSLPGATLVAALIQLPLVFSATRVGVQPADLMDMQIVMLSLSLTGLIIGTVVDERLRTEERLRDSLQLVAAGELAGSLAHELHQPMSALSAYAESALMLTELQKEKMTDAQQTQLVTMLRNVVNEALRATDIVRGLRSYFISGASSLQDTSVRHLVDECVARFAQKAAKAEVALVTAYTHREDHVLVDRVQISTALGNLLKNAIDASPSGGQVTVHISADEKQMLSIRVIDHGALLDADAADQVFRPFYSKKKDGLGLGLSVSRSLVENNGGVLRYQAHPEKCFQILLPLGDCVDE; from the coding sequence ATGCTGAACCTCAAAAAAATCGCCATCGCGCTGGTTTTTTCGTGCTTGTTTTTTGCGGTTGACAAGCTCAGCTACATCCACCCCATTGGTGACCTGAACATCACGCCGTGGAACCCTCCTGCGGCGCTGGAGGTGTTGTTTCTTTTTTGGGCTGGCAATTCATGGATGACATGGGTTTATCTCACGTTGTGCCTGTCTGACAGTTTGGTTCGTGGCACTTTGTTTTTGTCACCTGCCATGGTGCTGGGCAATGCGGTGTTGGTGACCTGCTACGCGGCGATCGCTTTCACGTTGCGATGGGCGTTGGCAGAGCGCACGGCGCTGCGCAATCGGCATGATGCTTTCGTGTTGGGCAGTGTGATTCTTGGTGGCGCCTTGCTCACTGCCATGGCGTATGTGGGCACGCAGACTTGGATTGGTGTGTTGTCACCGCATGATTTCTTAGGCGCGGTGCATCGCTTCTTCATTGGTGATTTGTTGGGCTTGATGGTGTTGTTGCCGTTATTTTTTGTCGCGGCTGACAAGCGACGTCATGCGCAATACCTGCACATGTTTCGCAGTGTTTTGTTTTGGGCGCTCATGCTGGGCTTGGCCATTTGTTTGTGGCTGATTTTTACATTGCCCATTGAAGACCAGATGAAGTATTTCTTCTCGCTGTTCTTTGTGTTGGGTTTGATTGCTGCGACGTATTCGCTGCCGGGTGCCACGTTGGTCGCAGCGCTCATCCAGTTGCCTTTGGTGTTCTCTGCCACGCGCGTGGGTGTGCAACCGGCTGATTTGATGGACATGCAAATTGTCATGCTCAGTTTGTCATTGACGGGGCTCATCATTGGCACAGTGGTGGATGAACGCTTGCGCACAGAAGAGCGCTTGCGTGACAGTTTGCAACTGGTGGCGGCGGGTGAGTTGGCTGGGTCCTTGGCGCATGAGCTGCACCAACCCATGAGTGCTTTGAGTGCTTATGCGGAATCGGCGCTCATGCTGACCGAGTTGCAAAAAGAAAAAATGACAGATGCACAGCAAACGCAACTTGTCACCATGCTGCGCAATGTGGTGAATGAGGCCTTGCGCGCGACAGACATTGTGCGGGGCTTGCGCAGTTATTTCATTTCGGGCGCATCGTCTTTGCAAGACACCTCAGTCAGGCACTTGGTGGATGAGTGCGTGGCGCGTTTCGCCCAAAAAGCGGCCAAGGCAGAGGTTGCTTTGGTGACGGCCTACACACACCGTGAAGACCATGTGTTGGTAGACCGTGTACAGATCAGCACCGCTTTGGGTAATTTGCTGAAGAATGCCATTGATGCCTCGCCCTCTGGGGGGCAAGTCACGGTACACATCAGTGCAGATGAAAAGCAGATGCTGAGCATCCGTGTGATCGACCACGGTGCCTTGTTAGATGCCGATGCGGCTGACCAAGTGTTCAGGCCCTTTTATTCAAAGAAAAAAGATGGCTTGGGTTTGGGTTTGTCGGTGAGTCGCTCATTGGTTGAAAATAACGGGGGTGTGTTGCGTTACCAAGCGCACCCTGAGAAATGTTTTCAAATCCTTCTTCCCCTTGGAGATTGCGTCGATGAATGA
- a CDS encoding metalloregulator ArsR/SmtB family transcription factor: MFDLAAETFRVMSAPMRLKIINCLCNEEKNVGQLLEEIDTTQPNMSQHLNTLFKAKILGRRREGVQIYYRIINERVVTLCRAVCTQIAIDSDLSH; this comes from the coding sequence ATGTTTGATTTGGCTGCCGAGACCTTTCGTGTCATGTCAGCGCCTATGCGGTTGAAAATCATCAACTGCTTGTGCAACGAAGAAAAAAACGTGGGGCAGTTGCTTGAAGAAATCGACACCACGCAACCCAATATGTCGCAGCACTTGAACACCTTGTTCAAAGCCAAAATTTTGGGACGTCGCCGCGAAGGGGTGCAAATTTATTACCGCATCATCAATGAGCGCGTCGTCACGCTGTGCCGTGCGGTGTGTACGCAAATCGCCATTGACAGCGATTTGTCACATTGA